GCTTCTTTTATCCATTCCTGTCTTTCAGCTTTAGAGCTGCGGTATAGAGGCTCCACCATTTTTATCTTATATGATTCAGCAAAAGGCAATTTCATGGGAGGATTAATTGAAAATTGAAAATTGAAAATTGAAAATGGAAGCAGGATTAGTGATTAGTTGTACTGCTTACAATGAATGAAATGATCAACAATGAAATTCGTCCCTGTTCTTCAGATTCAGGTACATGAATTTTTTAGATTTGAATTGCCTGTAAATCATTAAATAATGCTGTTACTTGCATCATCAAAAATAAAAAAAATTTTTACTTTTAATGAAAATGCAACCCAAGATATTTTATTTTGTCTTTACCGTTGAATAATCCAAACAGGAAACCGGAAGTGGAGCAGACGGATATCAGCAGAGATATCATAGATCGCAGCAAAAAAGGGGACAGGCAGGCTCAATACCAGCTATATAAGATGTATGCCAGGGCCATGTTCAACATCTGCTATCGAATGATGAACGACAAATCCGAAGCTGAAGACATGTTGCAGGAATCATTTTCAGAGGCGTTCCGCCGGCTTGACAGCTTCCGCCACGAATCTACATTCGGGGCCTGGTTGAAAATGATCGTGATCAACAAGTGTATCAACGAGATCAAACGAAAGAAAGCCCAGTTAGAGTTCTTTGATGATATGTCGCCTTTTGAAGAGGAAGAAGAACTCCAGGATGAACAGGAAATGGGGTTATCTCCGGATAAAATCAAGAAAGCAATGGAGGGGATACCTAAAGGAAGCAGGATGATTTTCTCACTTTATTTACTTGAAGGTTATGATCACCAGGAGATATCGGAAATCCTGAACATCAGTGAATCAAATTCAAAGACGCAGTATATGCGGGCTAAACAAAGAATTAAAGAAATATTAAAAACACAGGTTTTATGAGTATTGACGAATTAGAAAAATATATCCTTGATCATCGCGGGCAATTCGATGATCAGGAACCCGACCCGGCCTTATGGGAGAAGGTTGACACAGGCAAAGCGCCTGTGATCCGGATTAATTGGAAAGATATTGCCTGGAAAGCCGCGGCTGTGGCTGCTATTTTCGTGGCATCTTATTACTTCCACGATTACATGGCATCCCGGAAACAATCGTCCCAGAACCTCATGAGTAAAAATGCTGAAGTTAATTCACCGATAGTAAGGGAATTGATCGAAGCGGAAGCCTATTACACTTCACAAATCGACATGAGAAAAGAAGAGGTATTCCGGCTGACCGCATCCAATCCGGAAGTGCGCCGTGAAATAAACCTTGAAATGGTTGAACTTGACAGGGTTTTTACAGAATTGAAGGAGGATCTGAAAGATAATGCAGACAATGAAGAAGTCATAGAAGCCATGATCCAGAACTACCGCCTGAAGCTTGACATCCTGGAAGAAATGCTGCTTCAGCTAAAACAATCAAACGAATCTCAAAATGAAAAAAGCCATGAAGACACACCTATCGAATTATAAATACCTGGTGATTTCCGCCTGCCTGGCCATTAGTTTTTCGCTGACCGGCCAGACTTTCGAGAATAGCCGGACACTCAGGGAGGCATACAGGATCGCCTCGAACGTGGAGGTACAGGTGATCAACAAATACGGGGATATTCATCTGATTCCATGGGAAAAAGATTCCGTTGTTTTTGAGATTGATTTTTCCGTAACCTCCAATAAACAAGCTAAAGCCGATAAGATCTTTGATTATATCGATTTCGATTTTAAAGCGACAGCTTATTACGTGATCGCCCAGACTGTTTTCGAAGGGCAGAACACTATCTGGAGCGAAATGGCAGATGTTGCCAGTACGATTTTCAGCAGCGGAACCAGTACACGGATCGATTACACGGTTTATTTTCCTGCCGGGAACGACATCAGGATCGAAAATAAGTTTGGAAACATATACACCACGGATCATACCGGTAGAGTCGATATCAATTTATCTAACGGTGATATGAAGGCACATACTTTCAGTGGCCCGGCCAGGCTTAAAATCGAGTTCGGGAATGTGAGCATTGACGAGATCACCAACGCGAATATTTCGCTTGGATATGCGGAATTCAACCTTGAAAAAGCGGGTGAGATCAATTTTGAAACCCGTTC
The sequence above is a segment of the Bacteroidales bacterium genome. Coding sequences within it:
- a CDS encoding RNA polymerase sigma factor — its product is MSLPLNNPNRKPEVEQTDISRDIIDRSKKGDRQAQYQLYKMYARAMFNICYRMMNDKSEAEDMLQESFSEAFRRLDSFRHESTFGAWLKMIVINKCINEIKRKKAQLEFFDDMSPFEEEEELQDEQEMGLSPDKIKKAMEGIPKGSRMIFSLYLLEGYDHQEISEILNISESNSKTQYMRAKQRIKEILKTQVL